A part of Cryptococcus gattii WM276 chromosome G, complete sequence genomic DNA contains:
- a CDS encoding uncharacterized protein (Similar to TIGR gene model, INSD accession AAW44493.1): MTSTKYGIHAYPPKFSDPQFIKRLMVDYGQRSMPRPGKGPERTETSDVDRFQFWPDAIAMGSLKGRQFTQVFGAACIKGYDEKSHGRSILAFDLKREVLVIKAEMKLDPKILPPALNPLFAELSFDDINHQGIHITKRPLPDGLTQKDALEVTVTVSCRRPPKFYAPFDPGDKAPDYMAGTKYLIDRRRATALDFAVSGVNERDANAIPAIPEGPCAYPTYWNTYRWVFRMGTRQYDRLLACAHKIRALAQADPEMDLMSLTSDRARWTVRVLTGEDFKRVYTPPDLSEIPFSSRTLLEGLIGHGIMAPGDTAELVAMLRKVSSSTAFHDRILEALFSQQKIRDIKHLIPKLAAFLRRRPPYIQPHLVLIRTVLVTPTRLLIGPPQYEPSNSVTRRYHDKLDGIIRVQFTDEEDRLFIADYMKLVDSINPAVGIMARVRRALQFGLIIGGETFYPVASSASQQKEHAMWFINNKIIDGLELRNWMGTVHETVVAKHAARMGLPFSTSRIVNMKINIGEELPDIERNGRCFTDGCGIAGREVLNQAALALNEKFGINAQPSAIQFRLGGAKGVLSDWSQLVNEYEIRLRPSMIKFRSDLADLNVIRIAKYQAAFLNRQFINIMCANGVPHELIIGIFEDAIADIKGFRDRVWNNAITENDEQLIALCNDFPLAQLIKSGFSENPLVLDVAAIIECRALQDLKWRARVKLSDGVYLIGIADETGTLKEGEIFCQFQENDESPPKVVVNEVLVCRAPACDVRRAWAVDRPELRHLKNVIVFSTQGMRDMPSMLGGGDLDGDDYTLIWDQRFVQSLKVYDPMDYEAPDPISVKHVTQKHLNENFVQYVLNDVLGQVDNCHLALSDMYTPFDPRCLHLSEIHSTAVDFAKTGQAAALDPSLRPKEWPDFMDKDDVKVVYESKGILGKIFRIVQADAHFSPSDLEQMGYPTDPRIIRFPLHESLLDRLKPLKASYERDLQYDMRRYRVYEPEIPSGIAIRNKRRKRVRDQNLNEPLREAYNILVNNVRETAQKIVNDFEFKTTLTPMQVVARHCYALTYEEVHVRQWEQALAEGKFGEKPEDDEDSERLRPKPLISFAWCFCQELIQIVSQAASTPSIPIGVTDPE, from the exons ATGACTTCCACCAAGTATGGTATTCACGCATATCCCCCGAAATTCTCGGACCCGCAATTCATAAAACGTCTTATGGTCGACTATGGCCAACGAAGCATGCCTCGTCCCGGAAAAGGGCCAGAACGGACAGAGACCAGCGATGTCGACAGGTTCCAGTTCTGGCCTGACGCTATCGCTATGGGAAGTTTAAAAGGTCGACAGTTTACACAG GTATTCGGAGCGGCCTGTATCAAAGGTTATGATGAAAAGAGCCACGGTCGGTCCATTCTCGCTTTCGATCTCAAGCGCGAAGTCCTCGTTATCAAGGCCGAAATGAAGTTGGACCCCAAAATCCTCCCACCAGCTCTGAATCCTCTCTTTGCAGAGCTGTCTTTTGACGATATCAACCATCAAGGTATTCATATCACCAAGAGACCTCTGCCCGATGGATTAACGCAGAAAGATGCCCTTGAGGTGACTGTCACTGTCAGCTGTCGCCGACCGCCAAAGTTTTATGCCCCTTTCGACCCTGGAGATAAGGCGCCGGACTATATGGCTGGCACTAAGTATCTGATCGACCGAAGACGGGCGACAGCATTGGACTTTGCGGTTTCTGGTGTT AACGAGCGAGATGCCAATGCTATTCCAGCCATTCCGGAGGGCCCATGTGCTTAC CCGACCTACTGGAACACTTATCGATGGGTTTTCAGGATGGGAACAAGACAATATGACAGACTCTTAGCTTGTGCACACAAGATCCGAGCCCTCGCGCAAGCCGATCCAGAAATGGACCTCATGTCTCTTACCAGCGATCGCGCTCGATGGACTGTTCGTGTTTTGACTGGCGAAGACTTCAAGCGAGTGTACACCCCTCCCGATCTGTCTGAGATCCCCTTCTCCAGTAGAACATTACTGGAAGGTCTCATTGGCCACGGTATTATGGCTCCAGGTGATACAGCAGAGTTGGTCGCTATGCTTCGGAAGGTTTCGTCTTCAACTGCTTTCCATGATCGTATCCTGGAAGCCTTATTCAGTCAGCAAAAAATTCGCGACATCAAGCACCTTATCCCCA AGTTGGCCGCTTTCCTTCGTAGAAGGCCCCCGTACATCCAACCCCATCTCGTCCTTATCCGGACTGTATTAGTTACTCCCACTCGTCTGCTTATCGGTCCACCGCAGTACGAACCTTCTAACAGCGTCACTCGACGTTACCATGACAAACTTGACGGCATCATTCGAGTCCAGTTCACAGACGAGGAGGATAGACTTTTT ATCGCCGATTACATGAAGCTTGTCGATAGCATCAACCCTGCAGTCGGTATCATGGCTCGTGTTCGTCGAGCTTTACAGTTTGGCTTGATCATTGGAGGAGAAACTTTCTATCCCGTCGCTTCTTCCGCTTCTCAACAGAA AGAACATGCTATGTGGTtcatcaacaacaagatTATTGACGGTCTTGAGCTGCGGAACTGGATGGGTACGGTACACGAGACTGTTGTTGCAAAGCACGCTGCGCGGATGGGCCTG CCCTTCAGCACCAGTCGAATTGTCAACATGAAGATCAACATCGGCGAGGAACTTCCAGATATCGAAAGGAACGGACGATGTTTCACAGATGGATGCGGTATTGCTGGTAGAGAGGTTTTGAATCAGGCTGCACTGGCATTGAATGAGAAGTTTGGGATCAACGCCCAACCTTCTGCTATCCAGTTCCGTTTGGG TGGTGCTAAGGGTGTATTATCTGACTGGTCTCAGCTGGTCAATGAGTATGAGATTCGTCTTCGTCCTTCCATGATCAAATTTAGAAGCGATCTTGCCGACCTAAACGTCATCAGA ATTGCCAAATATCAAGCCGCCTTTTTAAATAGACAGTTTATCAACATCATGTGTGCCAACGGTGTACCTCACGAACTCATAATTGGGATTTTTGAAGATGCTATTGCGGACATTAAGGGCTTTAGGGATCGAGTGTGGAATAACGCGATAACGGAGAACGACGAACAATTAATTGCGCTCTGCAACGAC TTCCCTTTGGCTCAACTCATCAAATCTGGCTTCAGCGAAAATCCCTTAGTACTAGATGTTGCAGCCATTATTGAATGTCGCGCTTTACAAGACCTCAAGTGGCGAGCGCGAGTCAAACTTTCCGACGGAGTATACTTAATCG GCATTGCCGATGAAACTGGAACGCTAAAGGAGGGCGAAATATTTTGTCAGTTCCAGGAGAATGACGAGTCGCCTCCAAAGGTTGTGGTCAACGAAGTCCTTGTTTGTCGAGCTCCTGCTT GTGATGTCCGTCGAGCGTGGGCTGTCGATCGCCCTGAGTTGCGACACCTCAAGAACGTCATTGTCTTTAGTACGCAGGGTATGCGAGACATGCCTAGTAT GCTTGGTGGCGGTGATTTAGATGGTGATG ATTACACTCTTATTTGGGATCAGCGATTTGTCCAGTCTCTCAAGGTCTACGATCCTATGGATTACGAAGCTCCTGATCCTATCAGTGTGAAGCATGTCACTCAGAAGCATTTGAACGAA AACTTCGTCCAATATGTCCTT AACGACGTCCTTGGACAAGTCGACAACTGTCATTTGGCACTTTCAGACATGTATACACCTTTCGATCCCAGGTGTCTGCATTTGTCAGAGATTCACTCC ACCGC CGTTGACTTTGCCAAAACTGGTCAAGCCGCGGCTCTTGACCCATCCCTTCGTCCGAAGGAGTGGCCTGATTTTATGGACAAG GATGATGTCAAGGTGGTGTACGAAAGCAAAGGTATTCTTGGAAAGATTTTCCGAATT GTGCAAGCCGATGCACATTTCTCACCTAGCGACCTTGAACAGATGGGATACCCCACAGACCCTCGTATTATCCGCTTTCCCCTTCACGAGAGTCTTTTGGATAGGTTGAAACCCCTTAAGGCGAGCTATGAGAGGGATCTGCAATACGACATGAGACG TTACCGTGTGTACGAGCCGGAGATTCCTTCTGGTATTGCCATTCGAaacaagagaagaaagCGTGTTCGTGATCAAAATTTAAATGAACCTTTACGTGAGGCATACAATATCCTCGTCAATAATGTTCGCGAGACTGCTCAGAAGATTGTCAATGATTTTGAATTCAAGACAACTCTCACTCCCATGCAAGTCGTAGCTCGTCACTGCTACGCGCTCACCTACGAGGAAGTTCATGTGAGACAATGGGAGCAGGCGTTGGCGGAAGGTAAATTCGGAGAAAAACCtgaggacgatgaggatTCCGAAAGGCTGAGGCCAAA GCCTTTGATTTCGTTCGCTTGGTGTTTCTGCCAAGAGCTTATCCAGATTGTCTCTCAGGCAGCCTCTACCCCATCCATTCCAATCGGGGTCACTGATCCCGAGTAA
- a CDS encoding Hypothetical Protein (Similar to TIGR gene model, INSD accession AAW44491.1), which translates to MSRITTRSTTSTIATHSDILPVILSFADRQTLSRCMQVNWKFFHIASPYLYSNIRLIPNEADAFLYGASFGPIILADGSERDLKRELLAMVKVLNIERHQGCNGFLATACSRWWGLGIEFPSLNVLRIWVGPNMFEGGCFNCPWIPNMSPQKLVMRNVTAISAGGSYTFAPQNLLCKVQKVVVVVSKLRNLSEINQDVLRSHRRTSESPIQSGTETVIVFWAKSPDSGWWAEAPLADYDNIIDQIVLCSLAEADRLTICNAGSMYPVMSENGDCTTYASYEEREKEVAEAVKRKVEQVSRRRGELARLAKRLESLRFMTFGDYLEKEEWKGEFDAEEVASWILS; encoded by the coding sequence ATGAGCCGAATAACCACGCGGTCAACAACATCAACCATCGCGACTCACTCGGACATCCTCCCTGTCATCCTTTCATTCGCCGACCGGCAAACCTTGTCTCGTTGTATGCAAGTCAACTGGAAATTCTTCCACATTGCCTCTCCCTATTTATATTCAAATATCCGTCTAATTCCAAACGAAGCGGACGCTTTCCTCTACGGGGCGAGCTTCGGTCCCATAATCTTGGCAGATGGTTCAGAACGTGACCTGAAACGTGAGCTCTTGGCTATGGTCAAGGTCCTCAACATCGAGAGACATCAGGGATGCAACGGCTTTCTAGCGACCGCCTGCTCTCGGTGGTGGGGACTAGGGATAGAGTTCCCTTCACTCAACGTTCTAAGAATATGGGTGGGTCCCAATATGTTCGAAGGCGGCTGCTTCAACTGCCCGTGGATACCCAACATGTCGCCTCAAAAACTCGTCATGCGAAACGTCACCGCCATCTCTGCGGGGGGATCATATACTTTCGCCCCCCAGAACCTATTATGCAAAGTACAAAAGGTTGTAGTTGTAGTATCCAAACTCCGGAATTTATCAGAGATTAACCAGGATGTTCTCAGATCCCATAGGCGTACTTCGGAGTCTCCGATCCAATCTGGGACAGAGACCGTCATCGTCTTCTGGGCAAAGAGTCCAGATTCAGGTTGGTGGGCGGAGGCACCTCTTGCAGATTACGACAATATTATCGACCAGATAGTCCTCTGCTCCCTAGCGGAAGCAGATAGGTTGACAATCTGCAATGCTGGATCAATGTACCCTGTAATGTCCGAAAATGGAGACTGTACCACCTATGCTAGCTatgaggaaagagaaaaggaggtGGCAGAGGCTGTGAAACGCAAGGTTGAGCAAGTTTCGCGGAGACGAGGGGAACTGGCCAGACTGGCTAAGAGGCTGGAAAGCCTAAGGTTCATGACGTTTGGAGATTACTTGGAAAAAGAGGAATGGAAAGGGGAGTTTGATGCGGAAGAGGTGGCCTCATGGATATTGTCGTAA